The segment gagTTATAGATTTAGCCATCATCCTACATCCATGACTGTCACGACTCACAACTCATAACTCAAAAATGGAGGGCTTTTACGATTACCTAGTGGAAATGTCCTTCTCCAAGCGACCCTTAAGTTGCCAATCTTCAGGGAGAAGAACCTCCATTTCCTTGAGCATGTAGTCCTAAATTAGCAAATCTTCATGTTCTGTGACCTTCATTTGCCAGAAGAGCACTTCTTGTGCTGTTGCACTTCAAGTAGTTTCTGTAGTGAGCTAATCGAGGTTTGGCTGTGGGCATGTGGTTGAAACACCATTTGTGCAGTCATATTTTACAAAGGAAATTTTCTGAAGCCCAATTCAACTGTTGTTTTTGCGCTTTCTCTCCAGACATGCTACTGCATAGCACAAAGGAAAATTGTTTGGCACCCAATTGAACTGTTGTGCTTTCTCTCCAGATTTGCAACCATGATGCACAAAACAATTTGGTTCTTCTCTTGATTGATTCCCAGATCCAAGTTCTGAGTTTCAAACTAGTTGAAACTTCTTTTGCCCTCCAAACTCCTCCAAGTCCTTTTTGAAGCCCCAATCCCATGAGCAAACAACGCATTTGGAAATGCCTCAACTATGTTACAAGCATCCATATCATGAACTCAAACACCTATACACACATGCACAGTTTACTAGAAGGCCCATGGTGTTTCGCTTTTCCACTTTTGTCCATCCTAAAAAGTTATGAGTTAGCTATCACCTCACATCTAGCCCCACTTGTTtcacattcacatatttcttcaattttaattgaaCAAATCTATAGTTTCTACCTTGGATATAGAAGTCAAACCAATTATCTCACTCTGAATGCGCTTTGTTAAATATCTTACCTTATTTTGAATGATGACGGTGTTCGGGCAAATTTGCATGCtccttaattaatttcataGAGTACCTGCTACCTCCCACTAACACAGGTACCAAATAACCAAATAACTCTGTCCAAAAAGGCTTGGAGAGATGGGAAAATTTTTCCTGGATTTTGCCTCCGCTGAGAAACCTCATGGTTCTCaacccacttcattgaccactaggtcAAATCCATACCCTTGAGctcaaatattttactttttttaagtaCTCGTAAGTCATGTCATATTATGAGACAACAGAATATATCTTGAAATCACAAGCATGTCTCAACATGGCTTACTTGCATGCTTGGCAGTTTTTCTGCATAGAGGTGTCACATGATGATTTGGCTACTGCAAGCTCAGCTCCAATATACTAAAAATCAAACTGAGGCAAAGCGCTTATTTTAGGTGCCATAGTTTACTCTCTAGATTCTTCAACATACCAAGTCTCCTACCCATGGAAGCCATTATATGggtattaaaggaaaaaaacattGGGCACAAAGCTGATGGATGGCATGAACTCTTGGGAGAATATTATGAAGTGGAAGCTTTTGACTTACTGAGGTTAAGTGAGTGTAACGAGgctcaaatgaaaaaataataattttcccCTCATCTACTAGTGTGGGAAAAGAAGCACTGATTCTTCTTCTACTTAGGATATTTATAGAAGTCAGGGAAATGAGGATCATCGTGtacaaaatttcaaaagtttacCCCTTTCCAGAGATATGCACGGTTCCATGATATAAATGTTTCTATCACTTGTTTTCCTTCAGTTTTTAACCAACTGGAGATCATTGATTTGTTTCTGAACCATGGAGTTTGTTGATTTTCTTACTGTTTTTCGTACAATGAGTCCTGTAGACCTGAACTAGTACAAATGCACTGCAGGCCACTGTTTGCAGGCAGCTTTCTCAGTATAATACACATTTTGCTGGATCAGATGAGGCATGATGAAATGCGCACAGTTGGATGCCAAGCTCTTTTTGACTTCATAATTAACCAGGTTAATAGCTTCTTTCTTTGGCTTTACCCTATATTGGTGATAGTTATCTTTAAGATAACACAAGTTCTCCTTAACAATTAAAgcttatttttgaatttgactGTGCATTATGCAGAGGGACTCTACATATATGTTTAACTTTGAAGGCCTGATTCCTAAAATCTGTCTTCTTGCTCAAGAGATGGGTGAGGACGAAAGGGTGATTAAAATGCGCTGTGCTGGTCTTCAAGCTCTGTCCGCCATGGTAAACTACCAGATAAACttcttgttattttcttttttgacattGGTAAGTTTGTATTCTTCAGCATTAAGAATATGAAGACCACCACCAAAAGTTAATTACAGACTCCCTACAGATCTATAGCCTGTTAAGTATCTTCTAGACATAGCTGTTTACAAAAAGTAAAAGATACAATACAATTCCATTTGACTATATTAATGGAATTGGACCTTTTTTCCTGATGCTCTTTCTGAGGTGTAAACTTTGTTTGATTAGCTTGAGTTTGTGGAGGTACAGTCATGAATGGCGACTGGATATTTTGTCAGAGACATCATCCATTTAGTTGGATGTTCCAACAACTTTACAAACAGATATTCTAGTAAAGTTGTATAGCAGCCTAGTCTTTTGTTTCTACATTAGCATGTGCTAGGACAATGGCTTAGATCTTTCAAGACTATAGCTTTTTCATCATTCCACGCATTCATTGTATAATTGTGGCTTAGATCtttgaagactaaagattttTCATCATTCCACACATTCATTGTATAATTGTGCCCCAATTTCTAAGTGGTGTCTTATTGAAGCACATATTCATCATTCAATATGAGAACTGCAGAGATATGTCTAACTTGAAGAAAATTGCCTTTTAGGGATTTGTAGAGAAGTCTTTGAATTAGTTCCTGCACCTGCACCATTGAATTTTAGAACTGGCTACTCTGTGTCAAAAATTGTAACGCAACACTTTGAAGgttttttttcagattttcttttctttgatatGCTATATTTGAGCAAAGGGTCTATCGGAACAATCTCTCTGTCTCCACAAGGTGGGTTAAGGTCTACGTATACATCACCCTCTGACCGTTTACGTCATGTGTTTATAATATGTGAAACTACAtacttttggagaattcatTGCTTCTAACTATAATGAAGTTTGTGCTTAGCACTTCGCTGTGAATTGCTCATCTACTGCTTCCTTTGCTGATTATAAATATGTGCTTTGATAAGGAAGTTGCTTATGAGTTCTTTCATGGTGAGTTTCACTTTAATGTGTGGTTTCTCTGATTAGTGATGTGGTTTTCACAGTAAATGAATCCCTAAATTTCGAAGCATGTAAGAATGATGTAGCTATTGGAAATAATGAGGAGTGTAATCTCACAAGCATGCTGAAACTTTGAAGTTCCCTAGTTCAAATCTAAGTAAAGAGAgtgatttttgaaattgaactaATTTGTAACTAAgatttaaaattactaaaactaAACTTAAATTGTGTGTTTGGGataatggaaaatattttctggatAAGTCACTTCGAGTGTTTGGTTGtcaaaaaatcttttttctaggaaaacattttccgcAAAAAAGGGATTGGGTCGTCGTCAGCCTAACCAATTCAACATCTCTGTTATTGTAATAGAAGAGTTGGTATGGAAAAACTTATGGAATAGAGTTTGAAGGACTTGGTGTCAAATGGATTGATGATCTTGGAATCATTTGGCTGGTTAGAAGAAAAAACTTGCATCTGCATCTCACTTGATAGATAATCTAATAATAATACAGAAAACTGTTTTAACCCAAAATAAATTCAACTAATATATGTAGTTCctccattaattaattcttcaCAACTATCAACTAATAATAGCTAATTCTATGGACTACAAATATTACTTATTGATCAACCATTTGAACAAGTTACAGTAAACAAAAAAGATCCAAAAGAAAATAGCTTTTGGTCAAGGAGGTATAGGAATCTGGAAACTGAGTAAGGTTGTCACTGCACAGCAATGTGAAGAACTAAAAAGCTGCTCCTGCAACAAAGAACTGAGAAGAGGCCTAGGACTCTTGGAGCTTGAGATATGAAATGTGGagaaaattacattatccgGTAAATGTTTAAAACTGAATAGTGTCAATGGCAGTGAAGCTTTTTCTTTCCTCCATTTCGGCAAAGAATTCTACAATAATAGCTCGTTGTCTAGGAGTGGACTCTCATACCCTAGAAAGGGTGTAGGAGCTCTCTGGGAGCAGAGGGGGAAAGAGACAAAGGGTGGAAGTACTCCCCCCAGATTGAGTTGTAACCCTTGGTGGTGCCATTTGTCTGCCCCCTCTGTCTTCAGGCCTTATTCATTTGGATGACTGCGTTGCTTTAGCAGATAAGGCAACATACATGGTTTGTTTGTGATGGTAGATTAATGATGCATTTTCTAGGAACATGTAGGAAGGTTGTTTGGCATGTAATGCGAGTTTTTTTCCATGAACATGTTGGGAATACCATTTTGCATGTTTGCTAAAGCAGTTGTTTTTCAGTCTGAATGTATTGGACATTTTGCTATCAATCACTGTGGGCCAGATGGGTAGAATCTAGAAAATGTGTTATGCTGGCAGTGGTGTTTTATGTTTGGCTAGAATATAACGAAGGACTTCTAATATCAGTGCAATTCGTAGAAATCCTGTAAAAAAGACTATATAATGTAAGGCTTTTGCTTTAATATCACGTTACCTTGACTGATCAACATCCAAATTGCAATATTTGCTTTCCATCTTCAGTTTCTTTTGATCTGGAGGAATCTTGTCTTTTGCTATTCTCTCCAAACCTTATTTTCTTGTAAATGGAAGGTCCTGTTTACTGATTCTGGAAGTCGGAAAGAAACAACAACTACATGCAGCTCCATTGGTTGGTCCGTGTGaggattttgatattattgacTTTTGATGTTTGTCTTTCCACTTACTTTGTCAGTTCCTTTAGCTTTATCTCTGGATTATTTTGGTGAAGTTTGAGTTCATTTATAATGGATAGTCTGAGCAATTCTGTTTCTTTTGTCAACTTTTAATGTACAGATATGGTTTATGGGTGAATTTTGTCACATGCCAGCGGAATTCGATAGCGTAAGTTATTGCAAACTTTTTTTATGCTTCTCTGGTTAATCAGTTGTTGATACAATTAGTACTTTTTCCCAATTTCAGAACTATTTTGTTATTTAGGCCAAATCTCTTCATCTTCCACAGATATTTTTGGTTGCACCTAGTTCAAATTCCACCTTGCATGTCTATTACTATTCATTTAAAGTGGTTCACATTTTATTGTCATGAAAGGCCTTATATTTTATGCATCACAATTTTATCTAATTTGCTTATACTATATgtgaagaaaagagagaaaaatatgcTGAGAGTGAATTCTTTGATTACTCTCTCAAGTTAGTGCAGATTAAATGGTGTTTACAAGAAATTTCAGGCTGATAATCTTGCTAGATTACACAACTATTACAATTAGGGATTCTGTTCATGTTAACAAATTCTTAATGATCTTCTCCAAGGTGGAGTGTACATATTGTGCTCCTAACtcatagcaaataaaaaattgatcctcaattttcaaatgattttataAGAATATCTCTAAATGCTCCATTTGAATTTACATAGTGGTTAGTGGTATTTTGTCCAATTAAGTGCCAATCTGTTTCAATGTGCCTTATTTTTCTAGTGAAACAAGAAGCCTATTTATGAGTAAAAAAGAATGTGCATATAACAGTTGCTTAATTCAGGATTACTAATGCTTGTTTAAATTCTAACAGTTGCATACTAACACTTGCATTTTCTTTGGGAAGTATTGGGAAGTCCTGTCTGGTTATTAAGATTATTTGGTTTAATGTCATTTATCTTACCAGGTGACGGCTGCAGTATTGGAGAATTGTGAAGGCCCTAAAGAGAAGCTGGATCTTAATAATGATCAAGATAAACAGACTAATGGAGTCCAACCAGTTTCTTCCGGTGGAAACCAGATGCCGTCATCCGCTAATGAATTGACAAGGGCTACTTCTTGGAGGAATATAGTGACAGACAGAGGCCTTAACGTGACTGCGTAATTCCTCTTTCCATGGTGtatatatttgttaattatttttatttctgtaGATCATCTCACCTCCAATTACATTTCTCTTATGAACAGGGAAGATTCAAGAAACCCCATGTTTTGGTCAAAGGTGTGCTTACATAACATGGCGAAGTTAGCGAAGGAGGCTACAACTGTACGGCGTGTTCTGGAGTCCTTGTTCCGTTATTTCGATAATGCTGATCTTTGGTCGCCTGAACATGGAGTTGCCCTTGGTGTTTTGCTTGACATGCAATATATTATGGAAAACTCTGGTATTTGATCTTTCTTTAATCTCAGTGATTACcctttttatcttttgaatCTTGGGGTTAAGCAGCATATTTGTCACCTTGACGCCTTGGACTCACTCTGTGCTTTTCCGTGATTGCAGGGCAGAACATACATTTCTTGCTGTCTACTTTGATCAAGCACCTTGATCATAAAAATGTCCTTAAAAATCCAAATATGCAGATAGAAATTGTTGAAGTAGCCAGCTCCCTTGCTAAGGCAACAAAGGCTCAGTCGTCTGTGACGATAGTTGGTGCGTTTAGTGATATGATGAGACACCTCCGCAAGAGCATACTCTGTTCCCTTGATGATTCAGAACTTGGGGAAGAAGTTATTCAATGGAACAGAAAGTTATACACAGCTGTTGATGAATGCCTTGTACAACTGTCCCTGAAGGTAAATTTCATGCTTTATCCATAAGtctagttttttaaaaatttccacTTTTCAAGGTCACCAAAAATATGCACTATGCCATATTTACCTTTTTTCTAAATGAGGTTATcagttttgagaaattttgttTCGTGAGATCCTCAGAAGCATCATCCTAGATGAGACAACATCGCCTGACAAGAAGAGAGGAAAGCTTAATATACTGCCTACTTTTACGTGGCTGAGTGTAAATGATGTAAATTGTGATCCCTCTGATAAACAGGTAGGAGATGCTGGTCCTATTCTTGATGTGATGGCAGTGATGCTGGAAAGCATATCAAATGTAACAGTTATGGTGAGGAATACAATGGCTGCAGTTTATCGAACTGCTCAGATTATTGCATCCTTACCAAATCATTCATATAAAAACAAGGCAAGGAGGACTCTATTCTTGTCATCTTTATTTTCTCTTGGTGATGCTTTCAACTGGTTAATTGTCAACAtcctttttctcattttttcgTCTATACCTTTCAGGCTTTCCCTGAAGCATTATTCCATCAAATTCTTTTAGCTATGGTCTCGCCAGACCATGAAACAAGGCTTGTGGCACATCGTGTCTTTTCTGTTGTACTTGTCCCATCTTCAGTTTGCCCCCGTCCTAAATCTGTCCAATCACGGTCAACAAAGGCTACTGGTATTCAGAGGACCCTATCTAGAACCGTTTCAGTGTTTTCTTCTTCAGCTGCACTTTTTGATAAATTGAAGAAAGAACAAACTCCCGCTCAAGACAATATGGCTGGAAAGGAAAAAACATTCAATGCTAAATCATTGGTGAAAAACCAATCCATGCTGAAAAGATTAACATCAAGCTATAGTCGAGCTTATACTGTGAAAAGGAATTCATTACCTGGAACTGATGAAGGAAAAGAGAATGGTAACACAGAAGAGGAGCAGGTATGTGTTTGTGCTGAAGATATATAATATTGTTGTCTTTCTAAaagcaataacaaaaaaatagtgcatttcaattcaacattttACCTTCGGTTGAAAAAACAGATTTGCTTTCTTGGCTGCCCCTTAccaaatttcatttcatttcaggATGGAATTTTTCTCAAGCTGAAAATTCGACAGATTAGCCTCTTGCTGTCTTCACTGTGGGTGCAGGCAATCTCCACTACAAATACTCCAGAGAATTATGAAGCAATTGCTCATACTTACAGCTTGGTGGTGTTATTTTCACAAACAAAGGTGGTGATGTTTTTCTTGCTAGTAAATATTAATCTGCATCACTAATATATTTTCCAACCTCCATTTATTTTGcttctttatcttttctatttctttctttaaacTTAGTGGAACTTGAGCGTAGAGGTGCTTATGTATCTATATGCTTCGTATTACTGAGTGCAAGTTCTTTCACCCCCTTATGCTGATTTCTAGAGGTGCTTAGTTTGTACTTTTTACTCTAGATACTATTGAATCTATGATCTTGAGTGTTGCCTAGATATACAACTTTTTAGGAGTAAGAAATTAGTCCACATTGTGTAGTGGCAAATATTTAACGTATATTACAGATAAATAGGGCCAGCATTTTGAGTAGGTATCTGACTGAAGATTTGGTGGAAACTTCTGTTGccaaaccattttttggtggTTGATGTGTGTGCGCGTGGGTGGGGATAATTGAGGATGTCGTGTCTAGAAGCTTCTAACTTCTGGGGAATAAAtgaatttcaaactttaagagcGAAGTTTGGAGCCCTCTTTGCTTCTTATATGGTGGCCATCGTGCAGAGCTAATTTTTCTTActgttgaggatatgtttcttttttgtGATAATGTTGTTATATGACGTTTGTGTGATGAGATAGATTGCAAAAACAAGACCGGTATGATGAAATTAGTACGAATGGATTTCTAGAAAATAAACACAAATTATAGGATTTCAAAATCGAAGACCAGGGGTGGGTGGGGTGGAAAGCAAAGATATTGGAAgtgtaatattaaataatttgagGTGGACAAATAAAGCCTATAAttatctttcttcttttgaaAAGCTGGACTAACACTAATGTGATTGTGGAATTTTCAGTAGCAGCTGGATCTAGTCTTCAAATGTTACAGATTGAAACAAATTCATTTAGAATATTTGCATTAGTCCAGAACCTTCTGTTACAAAAATCTTGTGGGGTGTGCATGCAGGGTGTTGCAAccaacaacataaaaatatatgggTACTATTAGATAAGGGTATATGTTATTGGACATTTCTCTTGTTTTcagtcaatttcattttctttttcattttcttaagtTTTACTTGTTCCCCCAGATGCTGACTATGTATCAGAAAGAAAAACTCTTGAATTTGCTTAGTAACATTTGTAATAGTTGACTAGGCTATTGCTGATGACTTGCTTGTATCTCATCTTCCAGAAATCCAGCCATGAGGCTCTTATTCGAAGTTTCCAGCTAGCATTTTCTTTGAGGAACATTTCTATAGCAGGGAAAGGTATAACACAGTGGTCTGAATCTGAATTTGGAACGTTCTTTATGTTCCTTTATCCTTAATAAAAGAGCACGATTAGTTGTTTTACAACTGCCTGCATTTGATCTGATATACAGCTTATTGGTGctgtattatttgatcaaaCCAGTGATAAGTTATTCCCTAGTAACACACCGACATTGCCTTTTGTCATCTTTATTGTGTTTGCAGGATCTCTACCGTCATCGCGCCGCAGGTCACTCTTTATGTTGGCAACATCCATGATTATTTTCCTATCTAAAGCGTACAGCTTCATCCCTGTCGTTGCTTGTGCTAAAGCTGCATTAACGGATAAAACAGTAAGGACTTGCATCGGTCATGTTTTGTTCAATGTGCTCATTTGTAGATATTGTAAACAATGCTTTTTCTACGATGTTCTCTAGTCTAATTCGATGTGTAATGCCTTCAACAGGTTGATCCTTTTCTTCAGCTGGTAGATGACTGTAAACTAGAAGCTGTAACTGGTAAAACAGAGCATGCAGTCAAAGTTTATGGATCAAAAGAGGACGACGAGGATGCCTTGAAATCACTTTCAGCAATACAACTATCTAGTAACCAAACTACAGAATACTTTGCTTCAATAATAGTCGAGAGCTTGAGGAATTCTTATAAAGTAAACATTGTATATGTTCTCATTTTGTGATTCAATGATAACTTAGTCAGTCAATATTGAATGCATTTTGATATTTGACCTATGTGCAGAATAAGACTGCTGCTATAAAGGATCAGTTGCTTAAAGATTTTCTTCCTGATGATGTTTGTCCTTTGGGAGCTCAGCTAGTCTCAGAAACATCAGGAAAGATCTACGGATTCGGTTCAGTTGATGACAATAGTCCGGACGAGGTAGTTGGAGCTGCTTCTAAGTCTCTGTATCTTTCTCTCATATACTACCTTGGAGCTGCTTCTAAGTCTTTGTATCTCTCTCTTATATCCTGGTTTTCTATTATCAGGTTGGGGACTTGACTATGCCCATCTTAGAGGATGGTTTAACTACTGAGAATCAGAATTTATCCGACTCACATCTTACTCTGCAAATTCCAGACCTTATAACTGTCACTCAGTTCCTAGATTCGGTACGTTTCTGCTTGCATACCTTCTACTTCTTGTCATGCGCAGAGTAACTGCAGAATTAGATAAGGAAGAGTTTGTCTGTCATAATTCTTACTAAGAGCTCTGGAAGATGTCCCGAAACTTCTTGTTcttttatattaagaaaaaatagactCCTTTTTTCTCCTTATTCATTCTCAAGAAGGTTGTACAGGGGAAGTGAAGGTTCAccagaataaaataataagccaccaaaaaagaaaagggttTTGGGCTTTCTTCTGGTCAGTTTTGTGGAAAAAAAAGGGGGCCTGAAAGTTTAGGCTTCATGACCTCTTGAATGGGGAATTACAGATTTTTAATGGTCATTCCAATGCCAAAATTCCATTCTGGTGGTGATATTACTAGAATGGCAAAGGTTGTTTTTGCCAATTCTTTCTCAGATATAGTTTTGAATTTCATCAATGATTTCAATGAAAACCGTGATagctttttttagttttttttctgcGCCCCTATAAATAATTGAGAGGGTTCATAAGAAATAGGGGTGGTTGCTCAACAGAGTGGGAGCCCTATGGACATGgttataagttatttttccatTGCGTAATAGTAGTAATTCTGACCTTTGGGATAATATCATGTAGGCAAGTCTCTTCCCCTACACATGGTTAACATTCTATAATCATTTACTGAAACTTATGCAGGTATCTGATACAACAATTCAAGGAGGAAGGCTCTCTGTCTCAACTTCTGATATGACTTTCAAGGACATGGCAGGCCATTGTGAGGCCCTTCAAGCAGGAAAGCAGCAAAAAATGTCACATCTAATGATTGCCCAAGCGCCTCAAGAAAATTCTTTTGACTTTTTCCTGTCAAATCTGAAGCCTGCAAACAACTGTGATAATATAATATCTCCAGTAAGTATAAAATAATTGTGTTTGTCTTATAGTTTTGACATCCATCATTTCCATAACAAGACTGGAAGATGTAGTTTTTAAACCCGTTATATTATGTAGCATCACAAGGGAGGGAATAGCATTTACCCATATTCTTTAGGTTGGTAGACTTCAAAGTGGCATTGTGAAAGGCTACTAAGAAGCAACTTACATGCAATAGTATCTAAGAAGCAGCTTCACGTGGTAGTGCTAGTTTATGGCCGCTTCTCTATAGTACCAGTTGTTGCTTCACTGAATTTGCTTAGACTTTAATACGTTCAGTCTTCCTTGTTAGTGTACATATTCATTAATTTCCCTAGTTTTTCAGCTCTGAAGCTCATGTATGTTGCAGGTTGAACCTTCACATGTGAAGCATCCCTCTGAGTCCAATCTGTCAAATCCCTTTATCACTACTATCCCTCCAATGCCATGTGCAGCTG is part of the Solanum lycopersicum chromosome 1, SLM_r2.1 genome and harbors:
- the LOC101249679 gene encoding protein SEMI-ROLLED LEAF 2-like isoform X1; the encoded protein is MGISHQIMPACDQLCVCCPAMRTRSRQPVKRYKKLISDSFPRSPDGEPNERMINKLCEYASKNPLRIPKITTVLEQRCYRELRNENLGSVKVVMCIYRKLLTSCKQQMPLFAGSFLSIIHILLDQMRHDEMRTVGCQALFDFIINQRDSTYMFNFEGLIPKICLLAQEMGEDERVIKMRCAGLQALSAMIWFMGEFCHMPAEFDSVTAAVLENCEGPKEKLDLNNDQDKQTNGVQPVSSGGNQMPSSANELTRATSWRNIVTDRGLNVTAEDSRNPMFWSKVCLHNMAKLAKEATTVRRVLESLFRYFDNADLWSPEHGVALGVLLDMQYIMENSGQNIHFLLSTLIKHLDHKNVLKNPNMQIEIVEVASSLAKATKAQSSVTIVGAFSDMMRHLRKSILCSLDDSELGEEVIQWNRKLYTAVDECLVQLSLKVGDAGPILDVMAVMLESISNVTVMVRNTMAAVYRTAQIIASLPNHSYKNKAFPEALFHQILLAMVSPDHETRLVAHRVFSVVLVPSSVCPRPKSVQSRSTKATGIQRTLSRTVSVFSSSAALFDKLKKEQTPAQDNMAGKEKTFNAKSLVKNQSMLKRLTSSYSRAYTVKRNSLPGTDEGKENGNTEEEQDGIFLKLKIRQISLLLSSLWVQAISTTNTPENYEAIAHTYSLVVLFSQTKKSSHEALIRSFQLAFSLRNISIAGKGSLPSSRRRSLFMLATSMIIFLSKAYSFIPVVACAKAALTDKTVDPFLQLVDDCKLEAVTGKTEHAVKVYGSKEDDEDALKSLSAIQLSSNQTTEYFASIIVESLRNSYKNKTAAIKDQLLKDFLPDDVCPLGAQLVSETSGKIYGFGSVDDNSPDEVGDLTMPILEDGLTTENQNLSDSHLTLQIPDLITVTQFLDSVSDTTIQGGRLSVSTSDMTFKDMAGHCEALQAGKQQKMSHLMIAQAPQENSFDFFLSNLKPANNCDNIISPVEPSHVKHPSESNLSNPFITTIPPMPCAAESNFFALPASSPYDNFLKAAGS
- the LOC101249679 gene encoding protein SEMI-ROLLED LEAF 2-like isoform X2, with the translated sequence MQLHWLVRVRILILLTFDVCLSTYFIWFMGEFCHMPAEFDSVTAAVLENCEGPKEKLDLNNDQDKQTNGVQPVSSGGNQMPSSANELTRATSWRNIVTDRGLNVTAEDSRNPMFWSKVCLHNMAKLAKEATTVRRVLESLFRYFDNADLWSPEHGVALGVLLDMQYIMENSGQNIHFLLSTLIKHLDHKNVLKNPNMQIEIVEVASSLAKATKAQSSVTIVGAFSDMMRHLRKSILCSLDDSELGEEVIQWNRKLYTAVDECLVQLSLKVGDAGPILDVMAVMLESISNVTVMVRNTMAAVYRTAQIIASLPNHSYKNKAFPEALFHQILLAMVSPDHETRLVAHRVFSVVLVPSSVCPRPKSVQSRSTKATGIQRTLSRTVSVFSSSAALFDKLKKEQTPAQDNMAGKEKTFNAKSLVKNQSMLKRLTSSYSRAYTVKRNSLPGTDEGKENGNTEEEQDGIFLKLKIRQISLLLSSLWVQAISTTNTPENYEAIAHTYSLVVLFSQTKKSSHEALIRSFQLAFSLRNISIAGKGSLPSSRRRSLFMLATSMIIFLSKAYSFIPVVACAKAALTDKTVDPFLQLVDDCKLEAVTGKTEHAVKVYGSKEDDEDALKSLSAIQLSSNQTTEYFASIIVESLRNSYKNKTAAIKDQLLKDFLPDDVCPLGAQLVSETSGKIYGFGSVDDNSPDEVGDLTMPILEDGLTTENQNLSDSHLTLQIPDLITVTQFLDSVSDTTIQGGRLSVSTSDMTFKDMAGHCEALQAGKQQKMSHLMIAQAPQENSFDFFLSNLKPANNCDNIISPVEPSHVKHPSESNLSNPFITTIPPMPCAAESNFFALPASSPYDNFLKAAGS